In Natranaerovirga hydrolytica, the DNA window TTAGGTTGAGGGCTACGGCTGTGTCGCCTAGGTAGACTTCCATGCTGATTAGGAGGTTTTCTAGGGTTTCTTGGGTTGAGCGGAGGTTTTCTCTAGTGTCCTCATCAATGTTATATTTTTCTACATCTAACAAATAGCCATGATTATTGTTAATAATATCTTCATCATTCCAAGGGTTATTAATTAAATTCCAGTTGTCAATTTTATTGGTACCATCACCAAGTTCTGGTGGTCGAAAAAAGTTGTTGATCTGTATTTCTTTTCCTATTTTTGATTCTATTGTATACCCAATAAATCTTGGATTCCCATTGGTATCTGGCGTATTGTATCCGCCTAACACCAACATACCCGTACTATTATATATTGCTTCATTATAACGGTGTCCATTTTCTTGCGTATGCAGATTGGTATAGTATTTTTCAACCCCGGTCTTTTCAAAATAAAGTTCATCTAATTCTTCTAATGCCTTATTGAAACTAACTAATGGTGGCAAACCCACTCCATTGTTAATATCAACCATTCTATTACTGTCTTTTAAAAGCCTTTCTACAAATTTTGTAGCCGTTTCTAAAGTATCACCTCTTCTAAAATCTTCTTCAATAATAACTTCTTCATTACTGTCAACATCTTCTATTGGCACATCATTACCAAATACTACTCTTATATTACTTATACTTAAGATAAGTATAAGTAATATAATGATTTTCTTTTGTCCCCTCATATTATCCTCCCCTTTAATATTGTTTAAATCTTATCGTTATATCTGTGCCTAACCAAGCACCAATAAAATCTATTCTTCCAGTTTCTAACTCCCACGTTTCTTCTATTAAGTTATCAAAAGACGTTCTATCTGCTTTATAATTTTCTGTTAATGCCAATATTTCATCTGCAATCTCTTTTCCATGCCATTCTGTTAAAAATGCGTGGGTATCTGATTTTTGTTGTTCTAATGCGTATCTATAATTTATTGTAATTTCATATGTTCTTGAATGACCTTCGCTATCCAGCTCCGGTTTTAAAACCCATATAAGAGGATGTCTTTGTATTTTTTCTTTTTCTTCCCAACTTAAATCTGCAATTTCTCTAGATAGTTTTGGATAATATACGTAACCATGTGTATCTGTAAGATCCACCCACTCCGGTATTGGCTCTTTATGACTCCTTACAAAATAAAACCCATCTATCCCATTA includes these proteins:
- a CDS encoding S-layer homology domain-containing protein encodes the protein GEYYINPIDVKYERELAPIWFYLAPVFLEKEGIFAGYTDGSFKGYNHITRAEAIAVLNRYTTPLLRTHTKEESVEAYIARKKEEAEDRGEDLVQELDYDPYNNGIDGFYFVRSHKEPIPEWVDLTDTHGYVYYPKLSREIADLSWEEKEKIQRHPLIWVLKPELDSEGHSRTYEITINYRYALEQQKSDTHAFLTEWHGKEIADEILALTENYKADRTSFDNLIEETWELETGRIDFIGAWLGTDITIRFKQY